The proteins below are encoded in one region of uncultured Fusobacterium sp.:
- the cysS gene encoding cysteine--tRNA ligase, translated as MIKIYNTLSGKVDEFKPIKDGEVSMYVCGPTVYNYIHIGNARPAIFFDTVRRYFEYRGYKVKYVQNFTDVDDKMIKRANEEGVDLKAIADKYIKAYFEDTSKVNLKEEGMIRPKATEHIGDMIEIIQNLIDKGHAYEADGDVYFDVISYKEKYGALSKQNIDDLQSGARIEVADIKKSPLDFALWKKAKEGEPSWDSPWGKGRPGWHIECSAMSHKYLGDTFDIHGGGQDLIFPHHENEIAQSKCSCGGDFARYWMHNGYININGEKMSKSGTFMLLRQVLEQFEGRVIRLFVLGAHYRKPMEFSNYELNQAKSSLERIENALVRAKNILANEAVENGNDCVELAEVLKTSSEKFIAGMDDDFNTAQGLGAIFELVKELNKALDSEKLSALGKENVQKTVDYIVNIMEEVLGVKLKLDNEVGNLTSELVEFILELRREARAEKNWGMSDKIRDRLAEMGIKIKDGKDKTTWSM; from the coding sequence ATGATAAAGATATACAATACACTTAGTGGAAAAGTTGATGAATTTAAGCCTATAAAAGATGGAGAAGTGTCAATGTATGTCTGTGGACCTACTGTATATAACTATATTCACATAGGAAATGCAAGACCAGCTATCTTCTTTGATACTGTAAGAAGATATTTTGAATATAGAGGATACAAAGTAAAATATGTACAAAACTTCACTGACGTTGATGATAAGATGATAAAGAGAGCTAATGAAGAGGGAGTAGATTTAAAAGCTATTGCTGATAAATATATAAAAGCTTACTTTGAAGATACTTCAAAAGTTAACTTAAAAGAAGAGGGAATGATAAGACCTAAAGCAACTGAGCATATTGGAGATATGATTGAAATAATTCAAAACCTTATTGATAAGGGACATGCTTATGAAGCTGATGGAGATGTATATTTTGATGTTATAAGCTACAAAGAAAAATATGGAGCTCTATCAAAACAAAATATAGATGATTTACAAAGTGGAGCAAGAATTGAAGTTGCAGATATAAAAAAATCTCCACTAGATTTTGCTCTTTGGAAAAAAGCTAAAGAGGGAGAACCTAGCTGGGATTCACCTTGGGGAAAAGGAAGACCAGGATGGCATATTGAATGTTCTGCAATGTCACACAAATATTTAGGAGATACATTTGATATTCATGGTGGTGGACAAGATTTGATATTCCCACATCATGAAAATGAGATAGCTCAATCTAAATGCTCTTGTGGAGGAGATTTTGCTAGATATTGGATGCACAATGGATATATCAATATCAATGGAGAAAAGATGTCTAAATCAGGAACATTTATGTTATTAAGACAAGTGTTAGAGCAATTTGAAGGAAGAGTAATAAGACTGTTTGTATTGGGAGCTCATTATAGAAAACCTATGGAATTTTCAAACTATGAGTTAAATCAAGCTAAATCTTCTCTTGAAAGAATAGAAAATGCTCTTGTAAGAGCTAAAAATATTCTTGCTAATGAAGCAGTAGAAAATGGAAATGATTGTGTAGAGTTAGCAGAAGTATTAAAAACTTCAAGTGAAAAGTTTATTGCTGGAATGGATGATGACTTTAACACAGCTCAAGGACTTGGAGCTATATTTGAACTTGTAAAAGAGTTAAATAAAGCTTTAGACAGTGAAAAACTAAGTGCATTAGGAAAAGAAAATGTACAAAAAACAGTTGATTATATAGTAAATATAATGGAAGAGGTTCTAGGAGTTAAATTAAAATTAGATAATGAAGTTGGAAACCTTACTTCTGAACTTGTAGAATTTATTCTTGAACTTAGAAGAGAAGCAAGAGCTGAAAAGAACTGGGGAATGTCAGACAAGATAAGAGATAGACTTGCTGAAATGGGAATAAAAATAAAAGATGGAAAGGATAAGACTACATGGAGTATGTAG
- a CDS encoding ribonuclease III domain-containing protein, with translation MEYVDLRETSGVVLAYLGDAVWELYVRKYWISKGLNLQNLNKRVKECVNAKRQSVLYKEILPLLEEKYQQLGNRAKNGNIKTFPKSCSVMEYKEATAFEALIAAFYTDNREDLIEMALKKCIEGEV, from the coding sequence ATGGAGTATGTAGATTTAAGAGAGACAAGTGGAGTAGTATTGGCATATTTAGGAGATGCTGTTTGGGAACTATATGTAAGAAAATATTGGATTTCAAAGGGATTAAATCTTCAAAACTTAAACAAAAGAGTAAAAGAGTGTGTCAATGCTAAAAGGCAAAGTGTACTGTATAAAGAGATTTTACCATTGCTAGAAGAAAAATATCAGCAATTAGGAAATAGAGCTAAAAATGGAAATATAAAGACTTTTCCTAAATCTTGTTCAGTGATGGAGTATAAAGAGGCAACAGCATTTGAAGCATTGATTGCAGCATTTTATACAGATAATAGAGAAGATTTAATAGAGATGGCATTAAAAAAATGTATAGAGGGTGAAGTATAG
- a CDS encoding rod shape-determining protein encodes MKLFPSLRLNRSIGIDLGTANTLVYSKKHKKIVLNEPSVVAVERESRKVLAVGNEAKEMLGKTPDTIVAVKPLSEGVIADYDITEAMIKYFIKKVFGSYNFIMPEIMICVPIDVTGVEKRAVLEAAISAGAKRAYLIEEARAAALGSGLDIAVPEGNMIIDIGGGSTDVAVISLGGTVVSKTIRTAGNNFDIDIIKYVKKTHNLLIGDKTAEEIKIKIGTALPLEEEETIAIKGRDLIMGLPKTVEISSEEVREAINDSLMEIVECVKYVLERTPPELAADIVDNGIVMAGGGSLIRNFPEMIAKHTNLAVRLAENPLESVVRGAGMALDQLNILRKIEKAER; translated from the coding sequence ATGAAGTTATTCCCAAGTTTGAGACTTAACAGAAGTATAGGAATAGATTTAGGAACAGCTAATACACTTGTATATAGCAAGAAACATAAAAAAATAGTTTTAAATGAACCTTCAGTTGTTGCAGTTGAAAGAGAGAGTAGAAAAGTTTTAGCTGTTGGAAATGAAGCTAAAGAGATGCTTGGAAAAACTCCAGATACAATAGTTGCAGTAAAACCTTTAAGTGAAGGGGTAATAGCAGATTATGATATAACAGAAGCTATGATAAAGTACTTTATAAAAAAAGTTTTTGGATCATATAACTTTATTATGCCAGAAATTATGATATGTGTACCAATAGATGTTACAGGGGTAGAGAAAAGAGCAGTACTAGAAGCTGCAATTTCAGCAGGAGCAAAGAGAGCTTATCTTATAGAGGAAGCTAGAGCTGCTGCCCTTGGATCTGGGCTTGATATAGCAGTTCCAGAAGGAAATATGATAATAGATATTGGTGGTGGATCTACAGACGTAGCTGTTATCTCATTAGGGGGAACAGTAGTAAGTAAGACAATAAGAACAGCTGGAAATAACTTTGATATTGATATTATAAAATATGTAAAGAAAACACATAACCTATTAATAGGAGATAAGACAGCTGAAGAGATAAAAATTAAGATAGGAACTGCTCTTCCATTAGAAGAGGAAGAAACTATCGCTATAAAAGGAAGAGACTTGATAATGGGACTTCCTAAAACAGTAGAGATAAGTTCTGAAGAGGTAAGAGAGGCTATAAATGATTCTCTTATGGAGATTGTAGAGTGTGTAAAATATGTGCTTGAAAGAACTCCACCAGAACTTGCAGCTGATATTGTAGACAATGGAATAGTTATGGCAGGAGGAGGTTCATTGATAAGAAACTTCCCTGAGATGATAGCTAAACATACTAATCTAGCAGTTAGATTAGCTGAAAATCCTCTTGAAAGTGTTGTAAGAGGGGCTGGAATGGCACTTGATCAACTAAATATATTAAGAAAAATAGAAAAGGCTGAAAGATAA
- a CDS encoding ATPase — translation MIKDIVSNEEVKRFFKNELKLNKKSGTYLFYGSDSDQLLEFALYFAKGLCCETLEGDFCDTCSVCQRIDRLTYGDLEVVEDVNGIKVDTVRELGYKSSSSASEGKRKIFILKDIQKLKKEAGNSLLKLIEEPAENSFFILLTNSLNILPTIKSRSILVKIKKRDAEELDVDEFTYNFFLGNSRDIENFKISDIDLQKAESYEMIGVHLKKYEETEDFKEKVYIYKCIKDFINNRHYLAQQEKLYFAEEILRGTNDRNLQRKIIEYTVSTLGNLSGLEERLKLKSMLRFPVNMKLVLINLFLNL, via the coding sequence ATGATAAAAGATATTGTTTCCAATGAAGAGGTAAAAAGATTTTTTAAAAATGAACTAAAATTAAATAAGAAATCAGGGACATATCTCTTCTATGGAAGTGATAGTGATCAACTTTTAGAATTTGCTCTATATTTTGCTAAAGGTTTATGTTGTGAGACTTTAGAAGGTGATTTCTGTGATACTTGTAGTGTATGTCAAAGAATAGATAGATTGACATATGGAGATCTTGAAGTTGTAGAAGATGTAAATGGAATAAAAGTTGATACTGTAAGGGAGCTAGGATATAAGTCTTCATCTTCTGCCTCTGAAGGTAAGAGAAAAATATTTATCTTAAAAGATATTCAAAAGTTAAAAAAAGAGGCTGGAAACTCTCTTTTGAAACTTATAGAAGAACCAGCAGAGAATAGTTTCTTTATTCTTTTAACAAATAGTTTAAATATTTTACCAACTATCAAATCTAGAAGTATCTTAGTTAAGATAAAGAAAAGAGATGCAGAGGAACTAGATGTAGATGAGTTCACTTACAATTTTTTTCTTGGAAATAGTAGAGATATAGAAAACTTTAAGATCAGTGATATAGATCTGCAAAAAGCTGAATCTTATGAGATGATAGGAGTTCATCTTAAAAAATATGAGGAAACAGAAGATTTTAAAGAGAAAGTTTATATTTATAAATGTATAAAAGATTTTATAAATAATAGACACTATTTAGCTCAGCAGGAGAAACTATATTTTGCTGAAGAGATTTTAAGAGGAACAAATGATAGAAATTTGCAGAGAAAAATAATAGAATATACAGTGTCAACATTGGGTAATTTAAGTGGTTTAGAAGAGAGGTTAAAACTTAAGAGTATGCTTAGATTTCCAGTAAATATGAAGCTTGTGCTGATAAATCTATTTTTAAATTTATAG
- the yvcK gene encoding YvcK family protein, protein MEKEPKIVVIGGGSGISVVLRGLKYLPIDLTAIVTVADDGGSSGFLRKEFDMPAPGDLRNVMVALSNVEPLTEEVFQYRFKEDSFIGGHPLGNLLIIAMKELTGDIKTAVDRLRKLFNIKGKILPATTEKVILMAEKENGKIVEGESHIPVIGEKIKRVYYKNEVEAPEENLKALEEADLIIFGIGSLYTSIIPNLLLKGIKESLKKSKAKKIYICNAMQQPGETEGYTVSDHIKAINDNIGEGVIDSVIVDPRDIPQDILVRYKNMNSDKVELDREKIKEYNVNLIERDILEIDPKGMVRHHPYKLSAIIYSLIDNWREFYV, encoded by the coding sequence ATGGAAAAAGAACCTAAAATAGTAGTAATTGGTGGGGGAAGTGGAATATCAGTAGTACTTAGAGGGTTAAAATATCTTCCTATTGATCTGACAGCGATAGTTACAGTTGCAGATGATGGAGGAAGTAGTGGTTTTTTAAGAAAAGAGTTTGATATGCCAGCACCAGGAGATTTAAGAAATGTAATGGTAGCTTTAAGTAATGTTGAGCCATTGACTGAAGAGGTATTTCAATATAGATTTAAAGAAGATAGCTTTATAGGAGGCCATCCTTTAGGAAATCTTTTAATAATAGCCATGAAAGAGTTAACTGGAGATATAAAAACAGCAGTAGATAGATTGAGAAAACTTTTTAATATAAAAGGAAAAATTCTTCCAGCAACAACAGAGAAAGTTATTTTGATGGCAGAAAAAGAAAATGGAAAAATTGTTGAAGGAGAATCACACATCCCTGTTATAGGTGAAAAAATAAAAAGGGTTTATTATAAAAATGAGGTTGAAGCACCAGAGGAAAACTTAAAAGCTTTAGAAGAGGCAGATCTTATTATTTTTGGAATAGGAAGTTTATATACAAGTATAATTCCAAATCTTTTATTAAAGGGAATAAAAGAGAGCTTGAAAAAGAGCAAAGCTAAAAAAATATATATTTGTAATGCTATGCAACAACCAGGAGAAACAGAGGGATATACAGTTTCAGATCATATAAAAGCTATCAATGATAATATAGGTGAGGGTGTAATAGATAGTGTTATAGTAGATCCTAGAGATATTCCACAAGATATATTGGTGAGATATAAAAATATGAATAGTGATAAAGTTGAGTTAGATAGAGAAAAAATTAAAGAATATAATGTTAATCTAATAGAGAGGGATATTTTAGAGATAGATCCTAAAGGAATGGTAAGACATCATCCGTATAAACTATCTGCTATTATTTATTCACTAATTGATAATTGGAGGGAATTTTATGTATAA